One Peptostreptococcus equinus genomic window carries:
- the dapD gene encoding 2,3,4,5-tetrahydropyridine-2,6-dicarboxylate N-acetyltransferase, with the protein MEKNFLTSEEIINYIATSKKQSPVKVYIKGNLDQIDFADIRNFGSNISKVLFTHQDIWEKLLEENKDSIEDYIVESDRKNSAIPLIDMSNIKARIEPGAFIREHAIIKDNAVVMMGAIINIGAVVGEGTMIDMGAVLGGRATTGKNVHVGAGAVLAGVIEPANADPVIVEDNVLIGANAVILEGVHIGKGAVVAAGAIVTEDVPAGAVVAGVPAKIIKKSSDVNGEKISIIDALRNLD; encoded by the coding sequence ATGGAAAAGAATTTTTTAACTTCAGAGGAAATAATAAATTATATCGCTACATCTAAAAAGCAAAGTCCTGTAAAGGTATATATAAAGGGAAATTTGGATCAGATAGACTTTGCAGATATAAGAAATTTTGGAAGCAATATTTCTAAGGTACTTTTTACACACCAAGATATTTGGGAAAAACTACTGGAAGAAAATAAGGACTCCATTGAAGATTACATCGTGGAAAGTGATAGAAAAAATAGTGCTATTCCCCTAATAGATATGTCAAACATAAAGGCAAGAATTGAACCAGGAGCATTTATTAGAGAACACGCCATAATAAAAGATAATGCTGTAGTAATGATGGGAGCAATCATAAATATTGGAGCTGTAGTTGGAGAAGGAACTATGATAGATATGGGAGCTGTACTAGGCGGAAGAGCTACAACAGGAAAAAATGTTCATGTTGGAGCAGGTGCTGTACTAGCTGGTGTAATCGAACCAGCAAATGCTGATCCTGTAATAGTAGAAGATAATGTACTAATAGGTGCAAATGCTGTAATACTAGAAGGTGTACATATAGGGAAAGGTGCTGTAGTCGCAGCGGGTGCTATAGTCACTGAAGATGTTCCAGCAGGTGCTGTAGTCGCAGGTGTACCAGCAAAAATAATCAAGAAATCAAGCGATGTAAATGGAGAAAAAATAAGCATAATAGATGCGTTAAGAAATTTAGATTAA
- a CDS encoding alanine racemase, which yields MENANLTIDLNALYKNAKYINDNTNGGLIATVKNNAYNFGLKESVETFYKAGVRNFATTSIRDAIFIRNLYKDVMILSLNPCIEFETLKEHKISCVLPTLSFLKNNLENMKDISWHLEWAGLMRRSGCTSQNELIEIIKLAKENNIKLDGIWMHFSYADEFDQNNTYEKEKELWFDILEQAIKIHKFNYIHAQNSASYARDSKFKNHTHVRIGISLYGCPPYSKCDLSNNHYGLTLSAKVVAINHLKKNESIGYSSSFIANEDTKVAIINLGYGDGLIRKRVNGFDVEINSTRYPLVSMMMSHTVAIVDDKVNVGDTVYFYSKSIPVYEFTQKGVGTNSEQISPLNYDSLDVKYIPCNY from the coding sequence ATGGAAAATGCAAATCTCACAATAGACTTAAATGCTCTATATAAAAATGCTAAATATATAAACGACAATACCAATGGTGGCTTAATAGCTACTGTAAAGAATAACGCTTACAATTTTGGTTTAAAAGAGTCTGTTGAAACATTTTACAAAGCTGGTGTACGTAATTTTGCAACAACATCCATTAGAGACGCTATATTTATTAGAAATTTGTATAAAGATGTCATGATTTTATCCCTAAACCCTTGTATAGAATTTGAGACTCTCAAAGAACATAAAATTTCATGTGTTCTTCCAACACTAAGTTTTTTGAAAAATAATTTAGAAAACATGAAAGATATTTCTTGGCACCTCGAGTGGGCAGGTTTAATGAGACGCTCAGGTTGTACTAGCCAAAATGAGCTAATAGAAATTATAAAACTAGCTAAAGAAAATAATATAAAGCTAGATGGGATTTGGATGCATTTTTCTTATGCAGATGAATTTGATCAAAATAATACATATGAAAAAGAAAAAGAACTATGGTTTGATATACTTGAACAAGCCATAAAAATTCATAAATTTAATTACATACACGCTCAAAATAGTGCATCATATGCAAGAGATTCTAAATTTAAAAATCATACACATGTGAGGATTGGAATTAGCCTATATGGTTGTCCACCATATTCTAAGTGCGATTTATCAAATAACCACTATGGATTGACTTTATCAGCAAAAGTTGTAGCTATAAATCACTTGAAAAAAAATGAATCCATCGGTTACTCATCTTCTTTCATAGCAAATGAAGATACTAAGGTAGCCATAATAAATTTAGGATATGGTGATGGTTTAATTAGAAAAAGAGTAAATGGTTTTGATGTAGAGATAAATTCTACAAGATATCCTCTAGTCTCAATGATGATGAGCCACACAGTAGCAATAGTAGATGATAAAGTAAATGTAGGAGATACGGTATATTTTTACAGTAAATCTATACCAGTCTATGAATTTACTCAAAAAGGAGTCGGAACAAATTCTGAACAAATATCTCCTCTTAACT
- a CDS encoding alpha/beta hydrolase produces MFLKYLLIIVFTAVMISIFIIFYISHQVSYKLNNPKRLALMSNPKDMLGLDYENIQFMSQGNQIYGWYIPAHNPTFTLVYSHGYMENRESPTFSAYDFFVWMNSIGANILTFDYSGQGRSQGGNTTSGKREKEDLLEAIAFAKKKSNCPIIVHGISMGASTAILAASNNKDIIGLVCDSPFSNLKNYLENNLNVWTKLPKIPFNYLVLKFMEKKSRIDPKDISPLDEICKVVCPILLIHGKSDRVIPYGESVKLRDKSVATTELIIFDNKGHCKSYKNFKKEYIVKYRDFLRLIDKNLIK; encoded by the coding sequence ATGTTTTTAAAATATTTATTGATTATAGTATTTACAGCAGTTATGATTAGTATTTTTATTATTTTTTATATTAGTCATCAAGTAAGTTATAAATTAAATAATCCGAAGAGACTAGCTCTTATGTCAAACCCTAAGGACATGTTAGGACTAGATTACGAAAATATACAATTTATGTCCCAAGGAAACCAAATATATGGTTGGTATATACCAGCACATAATCCAACATTCACACTAGTTTATTCGCATGGTTACATGGAAAATAGAGAAAGTCCTACTTTTTCAGCATATGATTTTTTTGTTTGGATGAACTCTATAGGGGCTAATATATTGACTTTTGATTATTCTGGTCAAGGCAGATCCCAAGGTGGAAATACGACTAGTGGAAAAAGAGAGAAAGAGGATTTATTGGAGGCTATAGCTTTTGCTAAGAAAAAATCTAACTGTCCTATAATAGTTCATGGTATTTCTATGGGAGCCTCAACTGCAATATTAGCAGCATCAAATAATAAAGATATAATTGGCTTAGTTTGTGATAGCCCATTTTCTAATTTAAAAAATTATTTAGAAAACAATTTAAATGTTTGGACAAAGCTTCCCAAAATACCATTTAATTATCTAGTATTAAAATTTATGGAAAAGAAAAGTAGAATTGATCCTAAAGATATAAGTCCTTTAGATGAAATATGTAAGGTAGTTTGTCCGATTTTGCTTATTCATGGAAAAAGTGATAGGGTGATTCCTTATGGTGAGAGCGTCAAGCTGCGGGACAAAAGCGTAGCAACTACTGAATTAATCATTTTTGATAATAAAGGTCACTGTAAATCTTATAAAAATTTCAAAAAAGAATATATCGTAAAATACAGAGATTTTTTAAGATTGATAGATAAAAATTTAATAAAATAG
- a CDS encoding aspartate-semialdehyde dehydrogenase → MANFAIVGATGVVGTKMIERLEESNLQVDNIYLMASSKSAGKILKFRGKQVIVEELNEHSFDKDIDYALFSAGGSTSKKFAPIAEKHGVIVIDNSSAWRMDPQIDLVVPECNKPMLNRKIIANPNCSTIQSVVPLKPIHETFGLKRITYTTYQAVSGSGIGGINDLKNGQEGIEPQKYPHPIYNNVLPHIDDFLENGYTKEEMKMINETKKILSLDDNVQITATCVRVPVFNSHSVEIDISLEKPASVDGIRQILENAPGVVLIDKPQNNQYPMPLNATGQDKVLVGRIRKDISQENSFHIWCVADNIRKGAASNAVQIAEMLENK, encoded by the coding sequence ATGGCAAATTTTGCAATAGTTGGAGCTACAGGTGTAGTCGGAACAAAAATGATAGAGCGACTAGAAGAATCAAATCTACAGGTTGATAATATATATTTGATGGCATCATCAAAATCTGCTGGTAAAATCTTAAAATTTAGAGGTAAGCAAGTTATAGTTGAAGAGCTAAATGAACATTCATTTGATAAAGATATAGATTATGCCCTCTTCTCTGCTGGTGGTTCTACATCAAAAAAATTTGCACCTATAGCGGAAAAACATGGAGTAATAGTAATAGACAATTCAAGTGCTTGGAGAATGGATCCACAAATTGATTTAGTAGTACCAGAGTGTAACAAACCTATGCTAAATAGAAAGATAATAGCTAATCCCAACTGTTCTACTATTCAATCCGTAGTACCTCTAAAGCCTATACATGAAACTTTTGGATTAAAAAGAATTACCTATACAACTTATCAGGCTGTATCTGGATCAGGAATCGGAGGAATTAACGATTTAAAAAATGGACAAGAAGGTATAGAACCACAAAAATATCCTCACCCAATTTACAATAACGTCTTACCGCATATAGACGATTTTTTAGAAAATGGATACACAAAAGAAGAAATGAAAATGATAAACGAAACAAAGAAAATCTTATCTCTTGATGATAATGTACAAATAACAGCAACATGTGTTCGAGTTCCAGTTTTTAATTCACACTCTGTTGAAATAGATATCAGCCTTGAAAAACCTGCTAGTGTAGATGGAATCAGACAAATTCTAGAAAATGCCCCAGGTGTAGTATTAATAGATAAGCCACAAAATAATCAATACCCTATGCCATTAAATGCTACAGGTCAAGATAAAGTTCTAGTTGGAAGAATTAGAAAAGATATATCACAAGAAAATAGTTTTCATATTTGGTGTGTTGCTGACAATATCAGAAAAGGAGCCGCAAGTAACGCAGTACAAATCGCAGAAATGTTAGAAAATAAGTAA
- the dapB gene encoding 4-hydroxy-tetrahydrodipicolinate reductase, protein MKLILSGYGTMGKVVEELAIEKGHQIVGVFSTINIENCPYQIISDAERLANADAIIDFSHPNNTKRLLEGAKIHKLPIIVATTGARDQLQNLMNQASQYCPIFFSANMSYGVHVFTQALKYLTPLLSESFDIEIIERHHNKKIDAPSGTAIKLLEAIQEIDSSFIPIYDRSQTEHKRDKKEIGMSSIRGGTIVGEHEVLFAGTDEVIEITHRAQSKRIFADGSIKAAQKIKDFSAGFYTFSNL, encoded by the coding sequence ATGAAATTAATTTTAAGTGGATATGGTACTATGGGAAAAGTAGTCGAGGAGCTTGCTATAGAAAAAGGTCACCAAATAGTAGGTGTATTTTCTACTATTAATATAGAAAATTGCCCATACCAAATAATCAGTGATGCTGAACGTTTAGCTAATGCAGATGCAATTATAGACTTCTCTCATCCAAACAACACAAAAAGATTATTAGAAGGAGCAAAGATACATAAATTGCCAATTATAGTTGCAACCACAGGAGCTAGAGACCAATTGCAGAATCTTATGAATCAAGCTTCACAATACTGTCCTATATTTTTCAGTGCCAATATGAGTTACGGTGTTCATGTTTTTACTCAGGCATTAAAATACCTGACTCCCCTATTATCAGAGAGTTTTGATATAGAAATAATAGAAAGGCATCACAACAAAAAAATAGATGCCCCAAGTGGTACTGCTATAAAACTATTAGAAGCAATACAAGAAATAGATTCTTCATTTATACCTATTTACGATAGAAGTCAAACTGAACATAAAAGAGATAAAAAAGAAATTGGTATGAGTTCCATTAGAGGTGGCACAATAGTAGGCGAACATGAGGTCTTATTTGCTGGAACAGATGAAGTAATTGAAATTACCCATAGAGCTCAATCGAAACGAATATTCGCAGATGGTTCAATAAAAGCTGCTCAAAAAATAAAAGATTTTTCTGCAGGCTTTTATACATTCAGTAATTTATAA
- the tkt gene encoding transketolase encodes MNINQKAVNALRVLSADQVQKANSGHPGLPLGAAPAAYELWANHMNHNPKNPNWENRDRFILSAGHGSALIYSLLHMFGYEGVTIEELKKFRQFGSLTPGHPEYRHTKGIEATTGPLGAGVSTAVGMAIAEAHLAEVFNKENYPVVDHYTFAMTGDGCLMEGVSYEALSLAGTLKLDKFIILYDSNNITIEGDTDFAFTEDVEARFKAFGYQVIVVKDGNDLEAISKAIEEAKAEKNKPSIIINKTQIGFGCPAKVGKASAHGEPLGAENVQAFRECLGWESQNEFEISDDIYNHYSELAENGIQKENEWNEMFAAYTKEYPEMKKLWDEYFADVDMSKIMDSKEYWEFENKSMATRATSGTIINKLKDLYPNLVGGSADLAPSNKSEMKDAGFFSPQNRGGRNIHFGVREMGMTAITSGIYLHGGLKPFCATFFVFSDFMKPMIRLAALMGLPVTYVLTHDSIGVGEDGPTHEPVEQLAMLRSIPNINVFRPADYTETAVAWATAMQSKDRPTALVLTRQNLPQLKGSSQDAFKGAYILEEASNKENIDLIIMASGSEVELAVGAKEELEKAGKSVRVVSVPCIDLFEDQDCAYKEEILPSSVRTRLAVEAGEPMPWYKYVGFEGDVVGMTTFGASAPAEELFKHFGFTVENVVNKAKALLK; translated from the coding sequence ATGAATATAAATCAAAAAGCAGTAAACGCATTAAGAGTTTTATCAGCTGATCAGGTTCAAAAAGCGAACTCAGGACATCCTGGTTTACCTTTAGGAGCAGCGCCAGCAGCCTATGAATTGTGGGCCAACCATATGAACCACAATCCAAAAAATCCTAACTGGGAAAATAGAGATAGATTTATTTTATCTGCAGGTCATGGCTCAGCTTTAATATATTCTCTACTTCATATGTTTGGATATGAAGGTGTAACTATCGAAGAATTAAAGAAATTTAGACAGTTTGGATCTTTGACTCCAGGGCATCCAGAGTATCGTCACACTAAAGGGATAGAAGCAACTACAGGTCCTCTAGGTGCTGGTGTATCTACAGCAGTTGGTATGGCTATAGCAGAAGCTCACCTTGCAGAAGTATTTAATAAGGAAAACTATCCAGTAGTTGACCATTATACATTTGCAATGACAGGAGATGGTTGCCTGATGGAAGGTGTATCTTATGAAGCATTATCTTTAGCAGGTACTTTAAAGCTAGACAAATTTATAATACTTTATGATTCAAATAATATTACAATAGAAGGAGATACTGATTTTGCATTTACTGAAGATGTAGAAGCAAGATTCAAGGCCTTTGGATATCAGGTAATAGTAGTAAAAGATGGAAATGATTTAGAGGCAATTTCTAAGGCTATTGAAGAAGCTAAGGCCGAAAAAAATAAACCATCTATAATAATAAATAAAACACAAATAGGATTTGGTTGTCCAGCTAAGGTAGGTAAGGCGAGTGCTCATGGTGAACCTCTAGGCGCTGAAAATGTACAAGCTTTTAGAGAATGCTTAGGATGGGAAAGTCAAAATGAATTTGAAATTTCTGATGATATATATAATCACTATAGTGAATTGGCTGAAAATGGCATTCAAAAAGAAAATGAGTGGAATGAAATGTTTGCAGCATATACAAAAGAATATCCTGAAATGAAAAAATTATGGGATGAATATTTTGCTGATGTAGATATGTCTAAAATAATGGATTCTAAAGAATATTGGGAATTTGAAAATAAGTCTATGGCTACAAGAGCGACATCAGGAACGATTATAAATAAATTAAAAGATTTGTATCCAAACTTAGTGGGAGGATCTGCAGACCTTGCACCTTCAAATAAATCAGAAATGAAAGATGCAGGATTCTTCTCTCCACAGAATAGAGGAGGAAGAAACATACACTTCGGAGTAAGAGAAATGGGTATGACAGCAATAACAAGTGGTATATATCTACATGGTGGATTAAAGCCATTCTGTGCTACATTCTTTGTATTCAGTGATTTTATGAAACCGATGATAAGATTAGCTGCATTAATGGGATTACCAGTGACATATGTATTAACTCATGACAGTATAGGTGTAGGCGAAGACGGGCCAACTCATGAACCAGTAGAACAATTAGCTATGTTAAGATCAATACCTAATATAAATGTATTTAGGCCAGCAGATTATACAGAAACTGCTGTAGCTTGGGCTACTGCTATGCAGTCAAAGGATAGACCAACAGCATTAGTACTTACTAGACAAAATTTACCACAGTTAAAGGGATCTTCTCAAGATGCCTTTAAGGGAGCGTACATACTAGAAGAAGCTTCTAATAAAGAAAATATTGATTTAATAATAATGGCTTCTGGATCAGAAGTTGAACTTGCTGTAGGTGCAAAGGAAGAACTAGAAAAAGCCGGTAAATCAGTAAGAGTAGTATCAGTTCCTTGTATAGATTTATTTGAAGATCAGGATTGTGCATACAAAGAAGAAATATTACCATCAAGTGTGAGAACTAGACTGGCAGTTGAAGCTGGGGAACCAATGCCTTGGTATAAGTATGTTGGATTCGAAGGCGATGTAGTAGGAATGACTACATTTGGAGCATCAGCACCTGCTGAAGAACTATTTAAGCACTTTGGATTTACAGTAGAGAACGTAGTTAACAAAGCTAAGGCTTTATTAAAGTAA
- a CDS encoding M20 metallopeptidase family protein, which translates to MNITTLDDIKRWRHHIHSRPELSMQEFETAKYIRTELEKMDIKYMTPMQTATIVYLEGKSDKTIMLRADIDALPIMEENNIEYKSLNPGVMHACGHDAHATMLLGATKELNELYKSGELANNVLIVFQPSEEANSGAYHLIKNFDFRSYNITAAFALHVNPDYEEGTIISRSGAIMASCNEYHIDFHGKSAHVGLREKGINALHAAVMVYQELSTIPTYYLDSKHTNIIHVGKMDVGEVMNAVPSFGHIQGTIRTYDIKDRELIKKRIKEICDGIEKSTKCRIEPRFNPAHPPVMNVQKLIPYAEKATMSVGAKFILKEYPYLLGEDFSFYSDIAPINFSFIGIRNEELKYTSGLHTPTIMMRDEVLPYGVDYFVNIANAEYQ; encoded by the coding sequence ATGAATATAACGACATTAGATGATATAAAAAGATGGAGGCATCATATACACAGTAGACCCGAGCTTTCTATGCAAGAATTTGAAACGGCTAAGTACATTAGAACGGAATTGGAAAAGATGGACATCAAGTATATGACTCCTATGCAAACAGCTACTATAGTATATTTAGAAGGAAAATCAGACAAAACAATAATGCTAAGAGCCGATATAGATGCCCTTCCCATAATGGAAGAAAATAATATAGAATATAAATCTTTAAATCCTGGAGTAATGCATGCATGTGGACATGATGCGCATGCTACTATGCTACTAGGTGCTACAAAAGAATTAAACGAATTGTATAAATCTGGCGAATTGGCAAACAATGTACTAATAGTATTTCAACCTTCTGAAGAAGCAAACTCAGGAGCATACCATTTGATAAAAAATTTCGACTTTAGATCATATAATATAACTGCTGCATTCGCTCTACACGTAAATCCAGATTACGAAGAAGGGACAATTATCAGCCGTTCTGGTGCAATAATGGCAAGCTGTAATGAATACCACATTGATTTTCACGGAAAATCTGCACATGTGGGCCTAAGAGAAAAAGGAATTAATGCTTTACATGCCGCTGTAATGGTTTATCAGGAATTATCAACTATACCAACATATTACTTGGATAGCAAACATACAAATATTATACACGTGGGTAAAATGGACGTAGGCGAAGTGATGAATGCCGTACCATCTTTTGGACATATTCAAGGAACAATTAGAACTTACGATATTAAGGATAGAGAGTTAATAAAAAAGAGGATTAAAGAAATCTGTGATGGTATAGAAAAATCTACAAAATGTAGAATTGAGCCTCGTTTTAATCCAGCTCATCCACCTGTCATGAATGTCCAAAAATTAATACCATATGCTGAAAAAGCGACTATGAGCGTAGGTGCTAAATTTATATTAAAAGAATATCCTTACCTACTAGGTGAAGATTTCTCTTTTTATTCTGATATAGCTCCTATAAACTTTTCATTTATAGGCATTAGAAATGAGGAATTAAAATACACTTCAGGGTTACATACTCCTACAATAATGATGAGAGATGAGGTACTTCCATACGGTGTAGATTATTTCGTTAATATAGCCAATGCAGAATATCAATAA
- a CDS encoding aspartate kinase, with translation MKSISVLKFGGSSVSTIGKIKNISSYLKNRIENNEKLVVVVSAMGKTTDSLLKQVEEITENPDVRELDSLLAIGEQNTISLMAITLNDIGVKSRSLTGIQAGIKTFGQHTKSKIADINSDYLLKQLEEYDILVIAGFQGFNENLEITTLGRGGSDTSAVGLAASIACPCEIYTDVDAVYGTDPRIYPDAKAIEQISYEEMLELSALGAGVLETRCVEIAKNYNVPLYLGKTLANTKGTWIMSNTDLIEKKVVTGVALDQDILHVTLTCKKCNPDFVQALFDQLDRLSINIDMISQILVNDEISISFTCKNTDKNFLKDALDTLKTSYPSLNHSIRTDCAKVSIVGSGMRDVSGVAARAFRILGSNGIDFYQVTTSEISISYAIDAQKSLDAVRILCEEFNI, from the coding sequence ATGAAAAGTATATCAGTTTTAAAATTTGGAGGAAGTTCCGTAAGTACTATTGGAAAAATTAAAAACATTTCATCTTACTTAAAAAATAGGATAGAAAATAATGAAAAGTTAGTAGTGGTTGTCTCAGCGATGGGTAAAACGACTGATAGCCTTTTAAAACAAGTCGAAGAAATAACAGAAAATCCAGATGTTAGAGAGCTTGATTCTCTACTTGCCATAGGTGAGCAAAATACAATTTCCTTAATGGCAATCACCTTAAATGATATAGGTGTAAAATCTAGATCTCTAACTGGTATTCAAGCAGGTATAAAAACATTTGGACAGCATACAAAAAGTAAAATTGCAGATATAAATTCAGATTATTTGCTAAAACAGCTTGAAGAATATGACATTCTAGTTATTGCAGGATTTCAAGGATTCAATGAAAATCTAGAAATCACTACTCTAGGAAGAGGGGGATCTGATACTAGTGCGGTAGGGCTAGCCGCTTCTATTGCCTGCCCTTGTGAAATATATACAGATGTTGATGCTGTATATGGGACTGATCCTAGAATATATCCAGATGCTAAGGCAATAGAACAAATATCTTACGAAGAAATGTTAGAGCTTTCAGCTTTAGGTGCTGGAGTATTGGAAACAAGATGTGTGGAAATAGCAAAAAACTACAATGTACCACTATATTTAGGAAAAACTTTAGCTAATACGAAAGGAACTTGGATTATGAGTAATACAGATTTGATAGAAAAGAAAGTAGTAACAGGAGTTGCATTAGATCAAGATATATTACATGTTACTTTAACTTGTAAAAAATGCAATCCAGATTTTGTTCAAGCTTTATTTGACCAATTGGATAGACTTAGCATAAATATAGATATGATTAGCCAAATTCTAGTAAATGATGAAATCAGTATCTCATTCACTTGTAAGAATACTGACAAAAACTTTTTAAAAGATGCACTAGATACTCTAAAGACATCTTATCCAAGCTTAAATCATTCAATTAGAACAGATTGTGCCAAAGTATCTATTGTAGGTTCAGGAATGAGAGATGTCAGTGGTGTAGCTGCAAGAGCTTTTAGAATATTAGGTTCAAATGGAATAGATTTTTATCAAGTAACAACTTCAGAAATATCTATCTCATATGCAATAGATGCACAAAAATCATTGGATGCAGTAAGAATTCTATGCGAAGAATTCAATATATAA
- the dapA gene encoding 4-hydroxy-tetrahydrodipicolinate synthase, whose amino-acid sequence MTSLFRGVTTALVTPMNQDMTVDYDSYRRFVRFQLDSGINGLVISGTTGEGSTLTMDEKLELLKIALEERKNLDVPVILGTGSNNTTQTIINTRIAKENGADAALIVTPYYNKTSQKGLIAHYFAIADAVNIPIILYNVPGRTGMTISPETVAELSKHKNIIALKDATGDMNYLESIKAIVDENADFSLYSGDDGTFFDFLVHGGDGVISVISNTSPKSFIGVYKAFTNGDIQSARKIQNRLNPYIKSLFSDVSPTPVKVVLNDMGYCKDIFRLPLIPTNDTVRKNVLEHYRKVLDLEV is encoded by the coding sequence ATGACATCACTATTTAGAGGAGTAACAACAGCACTAGTAACCCCAATGAACCAAGATATGACCGTAGACTATGACTCATACAGAAGATTTGTAAGATTTCAATTGGATTCTGGTATAAATGGTCTGGTCATATCTGGCACTACAGGAGAAGGCTCAACTTTAACAATGGATGAAAAATTGGAATTACTAAAAATAGCTTTAGAAGAAAGAAAAAATTTAGATGTCCCAGTTATTTTAGGTACTGGATCAAACAATACAACACAAACTATAATAAATACTAGAATTGCAAAGGAAAATGGAGCTGATGCTGCCCTAATAGTTACACCTTATTACAATAAAACTAGTCAAAAAGGATTGATTGCTCACTACTTTGCAATAGCAGATGCTGTAAATATACCGATAATACTTTACAACGTACCTGGACGTACTGGCATGACAATTAGCCCTGAAACAGTAGCAGAACTATCTAAGCACAAAAATATAATAGCCTTAAAAGATGCAACTGGAGATATGAATTACTTAGAAAGTATTAAAGCTATAGTTGATGAAAATGCAGACTTTTCTTTATATAGCGGGGATGATGGTACATTCTTTGATTTTTTAGTACATGGTGGAGATGGCGTAATTAGCGTAATATCAAATACTTCCCCAAAATCATTTATTGGAGTATATAAGGCATTTACAAATGGGGATATTCAATCCGCCAGAAAAATACAAAACAGATTAAATCCATATATAAAATCACTCTTCTCTGATGTCAGCCCGACTCCAGTAAAAGTTGTATTAAATGATATGGGATATTGCAAAGATATTTTTAGATTACCTTTAATACCTACGAATGACACAGTGAGAAAAAACGTACTAGAACATTATAGAAAAGTACTAGACTTGGAGGTATAA